A genomic window from Aurantimicrobium photophilum includes:
- the serA gene encoding phosphoglycerate dehydrogenase, whose protein sequence is MTKPVVLIAEELSPATIEALGPDFDVRVVDGTDRPALLEAVHSASAILVRSATQVDAEVLAAAPNLKVIARAGVGLDNVDIKAATTAGVMVVNAPTSNIISAAELTCGHILSLARHIPAAHAALAEGKWKRSAYTGTELFEKTIGIIGLGRIGALIAERMKAFGTKVVAYDPYVTSARAQQLGVQLLSLNELIETSDFITIHMPKTPETTGMIGTAQLKAMKPTAYVINVARGGLIDEDALYEALTNNVIAGAGLDVFVSEPPTGSPLLGLPNVITTPHLGASTDEAQEKAGISVAKSVRLALSGELVPDAVNVAGGVIDPYVRPAIPLVEKLGQVFSGLAHTSPLTSVDVEVRGEITQFDTSVLKLAALKGIFTNVVSESVSYVNAPLLAEQRGIEVRTLSEEESPEYRTVLTIRGALSDGTQISVSGTLAGIKQVEKIVEINGYEVDVPIDDHLIVMQYIDRPGIVAVYGKEFGDAKINIAGMQIARQNLGGKALSVLTVDSPVPASLLEKVRKAIDADVMLEVDITE, encoded by the coding sequence GTGACTAAGCCCGTCGTACTCATCGCTGAAGAGCTTTCTCCTGCCACTATCGAGGCTCTGGGCCCCGATTTCGACGTGCGCGTCGTTGACGGCACTGACCGTCCCGCTCTTCTGGAAGCAGTGCACTCTGCCAGCGCAATCTTGGTTCGCTCCGCAACCCAGGTTGATGCTGAAGTACTTGCTGCAGCACCTAACCTCAAGGTCATTGCGCGTGCTGGTGTGGGCCTGGATAACGTCGACATCAAGGCAGCTACCACTGCCGGTGTCATGGTGGTCAACGCACCCACCTCCAACATTATTTCTGCCGCTGAGCTCACCTGTGGTCACATCTTGAGCCTGGCTCGTCACATTCCTGCAGCTCACGCAGCACTTGCCGAAGGCAAGTGGAAGCGCAGTGCTTACACCGGTACTGAACTGTTTGAAAAGACCATTGGCATCATCGGTCTGGGTCGCATTGGTGCGCTCATTGCTGAGCGTATGAAGGCGTTTGGTACCAAGGTTGTGGCATACGACCCCTACGTCACCTCAGCCCGTGCCCAGCAGCTGGGTGTTCAGCTCCTCTCGCTCAATGAGCTCATTGAAACCTCTGACTTCATCACCATCCACATGCCCAAAACTCCTGAGACCACCGGCATGATCGGCACTGCTCAGCTCAAGGCGATGAAGCCCACTGCATACGTCATCAACGTCGCACGCGGTGGCCTCATTGACGAAGATGCTCTGTATGAAGCTCTGACCAACAACGTCATTGCCGGTGCTGGTTTGGACGTATTCGTTTCCGAGCCTCCCACTGGTTCGCCCTTGCTGGGTCTGCCCAACGTCATCACCACCCCTCACCTGGGTGCTTCTACTGATGAAGCTCAGGAAAAGGCTGGTATCTCGGTTGCCAAGTCGGTTCGCCTTGCTCTCAGTGGTGAGCTCGTTCCTGACGCAGTGAACGTTGCCGGTGGTGTGATTGATCCTTACGTCCGCCCCGCTATTCCTCTAGTGGAGAAGCTCGGACAGGTCTTCTCAGGTCTGGCACACACCAGCCCATTGACCTCAGTCGATGTTGAGGTCCGTGGTGAGATCACACAGTTCGACACTTCTGTGCTCAAGCTGGCAGCTCTCAAGGGAATCTTCACCAACGTGGTCAGTGAGAGCGTCTCCTATGTCAACGCTCCCTTGCTGGCTGAGCAGCGTGGCATTGAAGTGCGCACACTGAGCGAAGAAGAATCTCCTGAATACCGCACCGTGCTCACCATTCGTGGTGCGCTGAGCGACGGTACACAGATCTCCGTTTCGGGAACTCTGGCTGGTATCAAGCAGGTTGAGAAGATTGTCGAAATCAACGGCTACGAAGTAGACGTCCCCATCGATGACCACCTCATCGTGATGCAGTACATCGATCGTCCCGGAATCGTTGCCGTATATGGCAAGGAATTCGGTGACGCCAAGATCAACATCGCCGGTATGCAGATTGCTCGCCAGAACCTTGGTGGCAAGGCACTGTCTGTGCTGACCGTGGACTCACCCGTTCCCGCATCACTGCTCGAAAAGGTTCGTAAGGCCATCGATGCAGATGTCATGCTCGAAGTAGACATCACCGAATAA
- a CDS encoding 3-isopropylmalate dehydrogenase has protein sequence MSRTLKLAVIPGDGIGPEVIAEAVKVLDVVAPSADLVIEKTQFSLGADRYLATGDVLSEEDLTAIASHEAILLGAVGGKPGDPRIPAGIIERGLLLKLRFSLDHYVNLRPTTIFPGVVSPLANPGDVDFVVVREGTEGPYVGNGGALRQGTPYEIANELSVNTAHGVERVVRYAFELAAKRDRKKLTLVHKTNVLVNAGSLWSRIVDAVAAEYPQVSVDYLHIDAATIFFVTDPARFDVIVTDNLFGDILTDLAAAISGGIGLAASGNINPTNAFPSMFEPVHGSAPDIAGQQKADPTAAILSVGLLLEHFGYAEAAARINDAVATDLSERGSAPRRTSEIGDAIVARLS, from the coding sequence ATGTCGCGCACACTCAAGCTCGCAGTCATCCCTGGTGACGGTATTGGCCCCGAGGTCATTGCTGAAGCAGTGAAGGTGCTGGACGTGGTCGCTCCCTCTGCAGATCTGGTTATCGAGAAGACACAGTTCTCGCTCGGCGCTGACCGCTACCTCGCCACCGGCGACGTGCTTAGCGAAGAAGATCTCACAGCTATTGCCTCTCACGAAGCAATCCTGTTAGGTGCTGTCGGTGGAAAGCCTGGCGATCCTCGTATTCCTGCTGGCATCATCGAGCGTGGTCTTCTGCTGAAGCTGCGCTTCAGCTTGGACCACTACGTTAACCTGCGTCCAACCACGATCTTCCCCGGTGTTGTCAGCCCATTGGCTAACCCCGGTGACGTGGACTTTGTGGTTGTGCGTGAAGGAACCGAAGGACCTTATGTGGGCAACGGTGGCGCACTTCGCCAGGGAACTCCCTACGAAATCGCCAACGAACTTTCCGTCAACACCGCACACGGTGTTGAGCGTGTCGTTCGCTACGCGTTCGAGCTTGCCGCCAAGCGTGATCGCAAGAAGCTGACTCTTGTTCACAAAACCAACGTCTTGGTCAACGCTGGTTCTCTGTGGAGCCGCATCGTGGATGCTGTTGCTGCTGAATACCCTCAGGTTTCGGTGGACTACCTTCACATTGACGCAGCCACCATTTTCTTCGTCACTGACCCTGCACGCTTCGACGTCATCGTCACCGACAACTTGTTCGGCGACATCCTCACCGACCTTGCTGCTGCGATCAGCGGCGGAATTGGTCTCGCTGCGAGTGGAAACATCAACCCCACCAACGCATTCCCCAGCATGTTTGAACCAGTACACGGTTCTGCTCCTGACATTGCTGGTCAACAGAAAGCTGACCCCACCGCAGCAATCCTCTCCGTGGGACTGCTGCTGGAACACTTTGGCTACGCTGAGGCCGCAGCGCGCATCAATGATGCTGTCGCTACTGACCTCTCTGAGCGTGGTTCTGCCCCCCGTCGTACGAGTGAGATTGGCGACGCCATTGTCGCCCGTCTGTCCTAA
- a CDS encoding branched-chain amino acid aminotransferase, which produces MSNETSTFPLNFALTPSTSARAEAAREEILADPGFGKHFTDHMVSIDWTIEEGWHGAHVQPYGPLTLDPAASVLHYGQEIFEGLKAYRHADGSIWTFRPEANALRLQRSARRMALPELSVPDFIESIKQLIAVDGKWVPSAPETSLYLRPFMIANETFLGVRAAHKVGYYLIASPAGAYFAQGVAPVKIWLTTEYSRAGKGGTGSAKCGGNYASSLTAQVEAYENGCAQVLFLDSETHTNVEELGGMNVFFVRKDGKIVTPKLTGTILEGITRESIITLAKDRGLEVEERTVPISEWKEGVASGQITEVFACGTAAVITPIGQLIGANGLAVGNPDAPAGELTMSLRKELTDIQYGRLPDRHGWMVKLDA; this is translated from the coding sequence ATGAGCAACGAAACATCGACGTTTCCGCTGAACTTCGCCCTCACCCCGTCAACCTCTGCACGCGCAGAGGCAGCTCGTGAGGAAATCCTCGCTGACCCCGGGTTTGGTAAGCACTTCACCGACCACATGGTCTCCATTGACTGGACCATCGAGGAAGGGTGGCACGGTGCACACGTTCAGCCCTATGGGCCATTGACTCTGGACCCTGCTGCTTCCGTGCTGCACTACGGCCAAGAGATCTTTGAAGGCCTCAAGGCCTACCGTCATGCTGATGGTTCCATCTGGACCTTCCGCCCCGAGGCAAACGCTTTGCGTTTGCAGCGCTCTGCACGCCGCATGGCACTGCCTGAGCTCTCTGTTCCTGACTTCATTGAGTCGATCAAGCAGCTCATCGCGGTCGATGGCAAGTGGGTTCCTTCTGCTCCCGAGACTAGCCTCTACCTGCGTCCCTTCATGATTGCGAACGAGACCTTCCTGGGTGTTCGTGCCGCGCACAAGGTGGGTTACTACCTCATTGCGTCGCCAGCTGGTGCGTACTTTGCGCAGGGCGTGGCACCGGTCAAGATTTGGCTCACCACCGAGTACTCACGTGCGGGTAAGGGCGGAACCGGTTCTGCCAAGTGTGGTGGTAACTACGCTTCCTCGCTCACTGCCCAGGTTGAGGCTTATGAGAACGGCTGTGCCCAGGTTCTTTTCCTTGACTCCGAAACCCACACCAATGTGGAAGAACTCGGTGGTATGAATGTCTTCTTCGTCCGCAAAGACGGCAAGATTGTCACTCCCAAGCTCACCGGAACCATTCTGGAAGGTATTACTCGCGAAAGCATCATCACCTTGGCCAAGGATCGTGGGCTTGAGGTTGAAGAGCGCACCGTGCCCATCTCTGAATGGAAGGAAGGCGTTGCCTCTGGCCAGATCACGGAAGTTTTCGCTTGTGGCACTGCTGCTGTGATTACTCCGATTGGTCAGCTCATCGGGGCAAACGGTCTTGCTGTTGGAAACCCAGATGCACCTGCCGGTGAACTCACCATGAGCCTGCGCAAGGAACTCACAGATATTCAATACGGTCGCCTTCCTGACCGTCACGGCTGGATGGTCAAACTCGACGCATGA
- the gltX gene encoding glutamate--tRNA ligase — translation MTTNYPFSTATGSDVRVRFCPSPTGTPHVGLVRTALFNWAYARHTGGKFIFRIEDTDAARDSEESYEQIIDALSWLNLDWDEGINVGGPHGPYRQSQRSDIYKEVIEKLKATGRVYESFSTPEEIEARNLAAGKDPKVGYDNFDRNLTEEQKAAFRAEGRLPALRVRVPDEDITFDDLVRGEITFPAGSFPDFVVVRPNGDPLYTLVNPVDDAIMQVTHVLRGEDLLSSTPRQIALYHALIDAGFTTHIPRFGHLPYVMGEGNKKLSKRDPEANLFHHRDRGFIPEGLINYLALLGWSLSHDRDVFSIQEMVKAFDVVNVNPNPARFDQKKADAINGDQIRLLTLEDFTARMIPYLQAGNVLSNDPTDVQLEILAAAAPLVQTRMNVLSEAPELLEFLFTPASQITYAEDALKGLPENSGEIVAASVGTLELIPEAEFTHDRIQAALNETLIEGLELKPRNAFGPLRTAISGRRISPPLFESMEILGKQDTIDRLVRFNER, via the coding sequence ATGACAACTAACTACCCCTTCTCCACCGCGACGGGGAGCGACGTTCGCGTGCGCTTCTGCCCTTCACCAACCGGTACACCTCACGTAGGACTGGTGCGCACCGCCCTGTTCAACTGGGCATATGCCCGTCACACCGGCGGTAAGTTCATCTTCCGCATCGAAGACACTGATGCAGCTCGCGACTCTGAAGAGAGCTACGAGCAGATCATTGACGCCCTGTCCTGGTTGAACCTGGATTGGGACGAAGGCATCAACGTGGGCGGCCCTCACGGGCCATACCGCCAGTCTCAGCGCTCCGACATCTACAAAGAGGTCATTGAGAAGCTCAAGGCAACTGGTCGTGTCTATGAGAGCTTCTCTACACCTGAAGAAATCGAAGCTCGCAACCTTGCCGCAGGCAAGGACCCCAAGGTTGGTTATGACAACTTTGACCGCAACCTGACAGAAGAGCAGAAGGCAGCTTTCCGTGCCGAGGGACGTCTCCCCGCTCTTCGCGTTCGCGTACCTGATGAGGACATCACCTTCGATGACTTGGTTCGTGGTGAAATCACGTTCCCTGCTGGTTCGTTCCCTGACTTCGTTGTGGTTCGACCCAATGGTGACCCTCTCTACACGCTGGTTAACCCTGTTGATGACGCGATCATGCAGGTCACTCACGTGCTCCGTGGTGAAGATCTACTTTCGTCAACTCCTCGCCAGATTGCGCTGTATCACGCACTCATTGACGCAGGTTTCACCACCCACATCCCACGTTTTGGCCACCTGCCCTATGTCATGGGTGAAGGAAACAAGAAGCTTTCTAAGCGTGACCCTGAGGCAAACCTGTTCCACCACCGTGATCGCGGATTCATTCCTGAGGGTCTCATCAACTACCTCGCCCTGTTGGGGTGGTCGTTGAGCCATGATCGTGATGTCTTCTCCATTCAGGAGATGGTCAAGGCTTTCGACGTGGTCAATGTGAACCCTAACCCTGCGCGCTTTGATCAGAAGAAGGCGGACGCCATCAACGGCGACCAGATTCGTTTGCTCACTCTGGAAGACTTCACCGCTCGCATGATTCCGTATCTTCAGGCAGGCAACGTTCTCTCGAACGACCCCACTGATGTTCAACTCGAGATTCTTGCTGCAGCAGCACCTCTGGTGCAGACCCGCATGAACGTGCTCAGCGAAGCTCCAGAGCTTCTGGAGTTCCTGTTCACCCCTGCATCTCAGATCACCTACGCAGAGGATGCACTCAAGGGATTGCCCGAGAACTCGGGTGAAATTGTTGCCGCTTCTGTTGGAACACTGGAGCTCATTCCCGAAGCAGAATTCACTCACGATCGCATTCAGGCCGCCTTGAATGAGACCCTCATTGAGGGCTTGGAGCTCAAGCCTCGTAATGCGTTTGGGCCTTTGCGCACAGCCATTTCTGGTCGTCGAATTTCTCCTCCCTTGTTCGAATCTATGGAGATTTTGGGAAAGCAAGACACCATTGATCGTCTCGTTCGTTTCAACGAACGCTAG
- a CDS encoding diacylglycerol kinase family protein translates to MSSTPRHIVVAINPSAAFGKNPAAGEQTVSALEAAGYRVTALRAENYDLLRGQLNRALTLTPDALVVVGGDGMVSLAVNMVAQTSVPFAVVPAGTGNDLARGIGLPVGDLSSCISKMVDSLSREPERLDLGRITSVDGSEVRWFASILSAGFDAIVNERANAMHWPKGKSRYTLALLLELFALKPVRYSLTVDGVHREESAMLISVANNSTMGGGMKVTPEASMRDGLLDVFVLRPLSRLRFLRLFPRVFAGTHVTEPEVRIERGKTVVLDAPGIVAYADGERVWELPAHVDVVPAAVRVFV, encoded by the coding sequence GTGAGTTCAACACCCCGCCACATTGTTGTGGCCATCAATCCCAGCGCCGCTTTTGGTAAGAATCCTGCGGCAGGGGAGCAGACGGTGTCAGCTCTTGAAGCGGCCGGTTATCGAGTCACTGCCTTGCGTGCAGAGAACTATGACTTGCTTCGTGGGCAGCTCAATCGCGCACTCACACTCACTCCAGATGCCCTAGTTGTCGTTGGTGGCGATGGCATGGTTTCGTTGGCGGTCAATATGGTCGCTCAAACTTCTGTTCCGTTCGCTGTTGTTCCAGCAGGAACGGGCAATGACCTTGCTCGGGGGATTGGTTTGCCCGTGGGTGATCTTTCTTCCTGTATTTCGAAGATGGTGGACTCCCTGTCGCGCGAACCCGAGCGACTTGATCTGGGTCGCATCACCAGTGTTGATGGTTCAGAGGTTCGCTGGTTTGCGAGCATTCTCTCTGCCGGATTCGACGCCATTGTGAATGAGCGGGCTAATGCCATGCACTGGCCCAAGGGGAAGTCTCGTTACACCCTGGCCTTGCTCTTGGAGCTCTTTGCGCTCAAACCTGTGCGGTATTCGCTGACGGTAGATGGTGTTCATCGTGAGGAATCAGCCATGCTCATCTCCGTGGCCAACAATTCCACCATGGGCGGGGGAATGAAGGTCACGCCGGAGGCAAGTATGCGTGATGGCTTGTTAGATGTCTTTGTTTTGAGGCCGTTGTCGAGACTGCGATTTCTTCGACTATTTCCACGAGTCTTTGCAGGTACACACGTCACCGAGCCTGAAGTGAGGATTGAACGCGGCAAAACCGTTGTTCTTGATGCGCCTGGAATCGTCGCTTATGCGGATGGGGAGCGGGTCTGGGAATTGCCGGCACATGTCGATGTTGTTCCTGCAGCTGTGCGGGTGTTCGTCTAA
- a CDS encoding TerC family protein — translation MDGALPAWFEIGSLVVLTAILVADLLIIFKRPHIPSMKEAALWVGFYALLAIAFGGAILALGDIEHAGQFYAGWLTEYSLSIDNLFVFVIIMSRFAVPRKYQQEVLMVGIIMALILRGIFIILGAALIENFSWIFYIFGAFLLYTAYHQAFRSHEDEEETEGKLISFLRKRITMSPDFDGAKIRTVHNGKKMFTPMIVVFITIAVTDVIFAFDSIPAIFGITTSPFLVFAANIFALMGLRQLYFLLGGLLDKLEYLKYGIAFILGFIGVKLVLHAMHENELPFINGGQHIDWAPEISTVTSLLVIVASMAVATIASVIKMRSAEPTSHTK, via the coding sequence ATGGATGGTGCTCTCCCCGCGTGGTTTGAAATTGGTTCTCTCGTTGTTTTGACGGCAATTCTTGTTGCTGATCTCTTGATTATTTTCAAGCGCCCACACATCCCTTCGATGAAAGAAGCAGCACTCTGGGTGGGCTTCTACGCCCTCCTAGCCATCGCTTTTGGTGGCGCGATCCTTGCTCTGGGCGATATCGAGCACGCAGGTCAGTTCTATGCCGGTTGGCTCACCGAATACAGCTTGAGTATCGATAACCTCTTCGTCTTCGTCATCATCATGAGCCGCTTTGCGGTGCCGAGGAAGTACCAGCAAGAAGTTCTCATGGTGGGCATCATCATGGCTTTGATTCTGCGCGGAATCTTTATCATTTTGGGTGCTGCACTCATCGAGAACTTCTCATGGATTTTCTACATCTTCGGAGCATTCCTGCTCTACACCGCATACCACCAAGCTTTCCGTTCGCACGAGGACGAAGAAGAGACTGAAGGCAAGCTCATTAGCTTCCTGCGCAAGCGCATAACGATGTCACCCGACTTTGATGGCGCCAAGATCCGCACCGTTCACAACGGCAAGAAGATGTTCACCCCGATGATTGTGGTGTTTATCACCATCGCTGTGACCGACGTCATCTTTGCTTTTGACTCCATTCCCGCCATTTTCGGTATTACAACCAGCCCGTTCTTGGTCTTCGCGGCAAACATTTTTGCCCTGATGGGTCTGCGTCAGCTGTACTTCCTGCTGGGTGGTCTGCTCGACAAGCTCGAATACCTCAAGTATGGAATCGCGTTTATCTTGGGCTTCATTGGCGTGAAGCTGGTGCTGCACGCGATGCACGAGAACGAGTTACCCTTCATCAACGGCGGTCAGCACATTGACTGGGCGCCGGAAATCAGTACCGTGACCTCTCTCTTGGTCATTGTGGCCTCGATGGCAGTTGCGACCATTGCCAGTGTGATCAAGATGCGCTCTGCAGAACCTACTTCGCACACGAAGTAG
- the leuC gene encoding 3-isopropylmalate dehydratase large subunit, translating into MNKPRTLAEKVWDDHLVVKGEDGTPDLIYIDLHLVHEVTSPQAFDGLRQAGRPVRRLDLTIATEDHNTPTLAIDKPIADETSRIQIQTLRNNAEEFGVRLHSLGDLEQGIVHVVGPQLGLTMPGITVVCGDSHTSTHGAFGAMAFGIGTSEVEHVLATQTLPLKPFKTMAINVEGTLKPGVSAKDIILAVIAKIGANGGQGYVLEFRGSAIRALSMEGRMTICNMAIEAGARAGMVAPDQTTFDYLEGRPHAPVGADWDEAVAYWKTLPTDEGATFDAEVNLDANELEPFVTWGTNPGQGVSLSDVVPSPEDFADPNERAAAERALEYMDLKPGTKLKDVPVDAVFMGSCTNSRIEDLRVFASLVEGKKKADGVRVMVVPGSARVRLEAEAEGLDKIIEDFGAEWRFAGCSMCLGMNPDQLAPGERCASTSNRNFEGRQGKGGRTHLVSPQVAAATAIRGTLSSPSDLEG; encoded by the coding sequence GTGAACAAACCAAGAACTCTTGCGGAAAAAGTGTGGGACGACCACTTGGTCGTTAAGGGCGAAGACGGTACCCCCGATCTCATCTACATCGACCTCCACCTTGTTCACGAAGTAACCAGTCCTCAGGCTTTTGATGGTCTGCGCCAGGCCGGACGTCCCGTCCGCCGCCTGGACCTCACCATTGCCACCGAAGACCACAACACTCCCACGTTGGCCATTGATAAGCCCATCGCTGATGAGACCAGCCGTATCCAGATTCAAACGCTGCGTAACAACGCTGAAGAGTTTGGTGTGCGCCTGCACTCTCTCGGTGATCTCGAGCAGGGCATTGTTCACGTGGTGGGTCCGCAGCTGGGCCTGACCATGCCAGGTATCACCGTAGTCTGTGGCGACTCTCACACTTCAACCCACGGTGCTTTTGGTGCCATGGCATTCGGTATTGGTACCAGTGAGGTTGAGCATGTTCTCGCCACTCAGACGCTGCCGTTGAAGCCGTTCAAAACAATGGCTATCAATGTTGAAGGAACCCTCAAGCCAGGCGTTTCCGCCAAGGACATTATCCTGGCGGTCATCGCCAAGATCGGTGCTAACGGGGGTCAAGGCTACGTTCTTGAATTCCGTGGCTCTGCTATTCGTGCCCTGTCGATGGAAGGTCGCATGACCATCTGCAACATGGCTATTGAAGCAGGTGCTCGTGCCGGTATGGTCGCTCCGGACCAGACCACCTTTGACTACCTTGAAGGTCGCCCACACGCACCCGTTGGGGCCGACTGGGACGAGGCCGTCGCCTACTGGAAGACGCTGCCCACCGACGAGGGTGCAACCTTTGATGCCGAGGTTAACCTCGACGCTAACGAACTCGAGCCTTTCGTCACCTGGGGAACAAACCCAGGCCAAGGTGTTTCGCTCAGCGATGTCGTTCCCTCACCTGAGGACTTCGCAGACCCCAACGAGCGTGCTGCAGCTGAACGTGCTCTCGAATACATGGATCTGAAGCCTGGCACCAAGCTCAAGGACGTTCCTGTAGACGCAGTGTTCATGGGTTCGTGCACCAACAGCCGCATCGAAGACCTTCGCGTCTTTGCGTCACTGGTTGAGGGAAAGAAGAAGGCTGATGGCGTTCGCGTCATGGTTGTTCCGGGCTCTGCCCGTGTTCGCCTCGAGGCAGAAGCTGAAGGCCTCGACAAGATCATCGAAGACTTTGGTGCTGAATGGCGCTTTGCTGGCTGTTCGATGTGTTTGGGTATGAACCCAGACCAGCTCGCACCGGGGGAGCGTTGTGCTTCCACCTCGAACCGTAACTTTGAAGGCCGTCAGGGTAAGGGTGGGCGTACTCACCTGGTTTCCCCACAGGTCGCTGCAGCCACCGCTATTCGCGGCACGCTCTCGAGCCCCTCAGATTTGGAAGGCTAG
- the leuD gene encoding 3-isopropylmalate dehydratase small subunit — protein sequence MEKFTSVTGVGVPLRRSGVDTDQIIPAVYLKRVTKTGFDDALFANWRQDPEFILNQSEYAGARVLVAGPDFGTGSSREHAVWALRDYGFDAVLAPKFADIFRGNSGKQGLLTGVISEADCEKLWAALEAQPGVELTVDLVEKKATLGDLVVPFEVDDYIRWRLLEGLDDIALTLRNEQAITDFEAKREGWRPKTLPVRHA from the coding sequence ATGGAGAAATTCACATCCGTCACCGGTGTTGGTGTTCCTCTGCGACGCAGTGGCGTGGACACCGACCAGATCATTCCTGCCGTCTATCTCAAGCGCGTGACCAAGACCGGCTTCGATGATGCCCTCTTCGCCAACTGGCGTCAGGACCCCGAATTCATTTTGAACCAGTCTGAATATGCTGGTGCTCGAGTGCTTGTTGCCGGACCTGACTTTGGAACGGGTTCCTCACGTGAGCACGCTGTCTGGGCACTGCGTGACTACGGTTTCGATGCAGTTCTGGCACCGAAGTTCGCAGATATTTTCCGCGGAAACTCAGGTAAGCAAGGTTTGCTTACCGGCGTTATTTCTGAGGCAGACTGCGAGAAACTCTGGGCTGCACTGGAAGCTCAGCCTGGTGTTGAACTGACCGTTGACCTTGTTGAAAAGAAGGCAACACTCGGTGACCTTGTTGTTCCCTTCGAAGTCGATGACTACATTCGCTGGCGTTTGCTCGAAGGACTCGATGACATCGCGCTAACCTTGCGTAACGAGCAGGCCATCACTGACTTCGAAGCGAAGCGTGAAGGCTGGCGCCCCAAGACCCTTCCTGTGAGGCATGCATGA
- the murA gene encoding UDP-N-acetylglucosamine 1-carboxyvinyltransferase: MNTVANDARAAGARVGLSGDTITINGGHPLSGRIEVKGAKNLVTKAMVAALLGESPSELRDVPDISDVRVVKGLLEVHGVKVEHDVAAGVLKLDPAGVESAHMTDIDAHAGSSRIPILFCGPLLHRLGEAFIPDLGGCRIGDRPIDYHLEVLGNFGAVIEKLPSGIRMTAPDGLVGTKISLPYPSVGATEQVLLTAVRAKGKTELSGAAIEPEIMDLINILQKMGAIISVDTDRVIRIEGVDKLEGYTHRALFDRNEAASWASAALATGGDIFVGGAQQAEMLTFLNIFRKVGGAFEIHDDGIRFFHPGGELKPVVIETDVHPGFMTDWQQPLVIALTKAQGVSIVHETVYEQRFGFVDALIKMGANIQLHSECLGGHPCRFGQRNFLHSAVISGPTELHGADIEVPDLRGGFSHLIAALTAKGTSRVSNVGIISRGYGDFITKLRQLGADFVIEGE; this comes from the coding sequence ATGAACACTGTTGCAAACGACGCACGCGCCGCTGGCGCACGCGTAGGCCTCTCCGGAGACACCATCACCATCAATGGTGGCCACCCACTTTCTGGTCGCATTGAGGTCAAGGGTGCAAAGAACCTGGTCACCAAGGCGATGGTTGCCGCACTCCTGGGTGAAAGCCCCAGCGAACTGCGCGATGTCCCCGACATCAGCGATGTTCGCGTAGTCAAGGGCCTCCTCGAAGTTCACGGTGTCAAGGTTGAACACGATGTAGCAGCAGGTGTTCTCAAGCTCGATCCAGCTGGTGTTGAATCGGCACACATGACGGATATCGATGCCCACGCTGGCTCGAGCCGGATTCCCATTCTTTTCTGTGGCCCATTGCTTCACCGCTTAGGTGAGGCATTCATTCCTGACCTTGGAGGTTGCCGTATTGGTGACCGCCCCATTGATTACCACCTAGAAGTTCTCGGTAACTTCGGTGCCGTTATTGAGAAGCTGCCTTCTGGCATTCGCATGACAGCTCCAGATGGTCTCGTTGGAACCAAGATTTCTCTTCCCTACCCCAGCGTGGGCGCAACTGAGCAGGTTCTTCTTACTGCCGTTCGTGCCAAGGGTAAGACCGAACTTTCTGGTGCAGCTATTGAGCCAGAGATCATGGACCTCATCAACATTTTGCAGAAGATGGGCGCCATTATCTCGGTCGATACTGACCGCGTCATTCGCATCGAAGGCGTAGACAAGCTTGAGGGTTACACCCACCGCGCACTCTTCGACCGCAACGAAGCAGCAAGCTGGGCTTCAGCTGCTCTGGCAACCGGTGGAGACATCTTTGTCGGGGGAGCACAGCAGGCAGAGATGCTCACCTTCCTCAACATCTTCCGCAAGGTTGGTGGCGCTTTCGAGATTCACGATGACGGTATTCGTTTCTTCCACCCCGGTGGAGAGCTCAAGCCCGTTGTGATCGAAACTGATGTTCACCCCGGCTTCATGACGGACTGGCAGCAGCCTCTCGTGATTGCCCTCACCAAGGCACAGGGTGTCTCGATTGTGCACGAGACAGTGTATGAACAGCGTTTTGGTTTCGTTGATGCCCTGATCAAGATGGGTGCCAACATTCAGCTCCACAGCGAATGCCTCGGTGGTCACCCCTGCCGTTTTGGTCAGCGTAACTTCCTGCACTCTGCTGTGATCTCTGGTCCAACCGAACTTCACGGTGCTGACATTGAAGTTCCTGACCTGCGTGGTGGATTTAGCCACCTCATTGCAGCGCTGACTGCCAAGGGCACGTCTCGCGTGAGCAATGTGGGCATCATTAGCCGTGGTTATGGTGACTTCATTACCAAGCTGCGTCAGCTTGGCGCCGACTTTGTAATTGAGGGCGAGTAA